Proteins encoded within one genomic window of Catenulispora sp. EB89:
- a CDS encoding Ig-like domain-containing protein yields MRRLHKLAVAVAVAGLTAACGGGGNSAKSATVAPVANGSSPSSSAASGGGSTQSSGTSAPSSSAPANTSPALVVIKPAANSSDVDPSSQISVSVANGKLTSVTAQQSGGSTVDGTLDSSGASWTSADPVGIGHTYKVTAVAVGDDGKQQTTTSQFSTGTPGNTYAGTYTPDPNTTYGIAQPVSITFDKPITDRAAVEKQLTVTTSPPVAGSWHWFGSQRVDYRPPWYWAPGTKVTLHMRLDGVKSGDLYGKQNRDVTFTVGRALTATMDANTHRMTVTTGGKTTTLLTSSGKPGFETWNGTMVVLEKDQDISMNSSTVGIFGVNAYDIPDVYWDVRLTPSGTFVHAAPWNAGKFGNVNGSHGCIGMSTSDAQWFFNQVIPGDPVTVVNSKDTVRADNGFGDWNLSWSQWIAGSALPH; encoded by the coding sequence ATGCGCAGACTGCACAAGCTCGCCGTCGCGGTGGCCGTCGCAGGGCTGACCGCCGCTTGTGGCGGGGGCGGTAACTCGGCGAAATCGGCGACGGTGGCCCCGGTGGCGAACGGTTCTTCGCCCTCGTCATCAGCGGCTTCGGGCGGCGGCTCGACACAGAGCTCTGGCACGAGCGCCCCGTCGAGCTCGGCCCCGGCCAACACCTCCCCGGCACTGGTGGTGATCAAACCCGCCGCGAACTCCTCGGACGTGGACCCCTCGTCGCAGATCTCGGTGAGTGTTGCCAACGGGAAGCTGACGTCGGTCACGGCGCAGCAGTCCGGCGGCAGCACCGTGGACGGCACGCTGGACTCCTCCGGAGCCTCCTGGACGTCGGCCGACCCGGTCGGGATCGGCCACACCTACAAGGTCACCGCGGTCGCGGTCGGCGACGACGGCAAGCAGCAGACGACGACCTCGCAGTTCAGCACCGGCACCCCGGGCAACACCTATGCGGGTACTTACACACCGGACCCCAACACGACTTACGGCATCGCGCAGCCGGTGTCCATAACGTTCGACAAGCCGATCACGGACCGGGCCGCGGTGGAGAAGCAGCTGACGGTGACCACCAGCCCGCCGGTCGCAGGCTCCTGGCACTGGTTCGGCTCGCAGCGCGTGGACTACCGCCCGCCGTGGTACTGGGCGCCGGGGACCAAGGTGACGCTGCACATGCGCCTGGACGGCGTGAAGAGCGGCGACCTGTACGGCAAGCAGAACCGGGACGTCACCTTCACCGTCGGCCGGGCCCTGACCGCCACGATGGACGCGAACACGCACCGGATGACGGTGACCACCGGCGGCAAGACCACGACGCTGCTCACCAGCTCCGGCAAGCCCGGCTTCGAGACCTGGAACGGCACGATGGTGGTCCTGGAGAAGGACCAGGACATCAGCATGAACTCCTCGACCGTCGGCATCTTCGGGGTGAACGCGTACGACATCCCGGACGTGTACTGGGACGTGCGGCTGACGCCCTCCGGGACGTTCGTGCACGCCGCGCCGTGGAACGCCGGCAAGTTCGGCAACGTCAACGGCAGCCACGGCTGCATCGGCATGTCGACCTCGGACGCGCAGTGGTTCTTCAACCAGGTGATCCCCGGCGACCCGGTGACGGTCGTGAACTCCAAGGACACGGTGCGTGCCGACAACGGCTTCGGCGACTGGAACCTGAGCTGGAGCCAGTGGATCGCCGGGAGCGCGCTGCCGCACTGA
- a CDS encoding glutamate ABC transporter substrate-binding protein, translating to MDGKQHIRVRTWAAAAVVAAVGLTAACGAENKSSAGGVMVPRAGQGIGPGGVPSGAPFTPKQCGPEATAATANPLPGPKDPVTPGGTLDKIRKRGFLIAGIDLNTELFGYDPQHDNNPQGFDVDIARAMARAIFGSDGHIQFRVVTLGDPKTGEYAQLHAGNVDLVVQTTTITCARMQSPTPLNFSNPYYTAELKLLMPLGDDGKPQSASLASLKGVKTADGSQVKVCATLNSTSAAEILQVLGKAGTFTAANALDCLADLQQGLVGAVYTDDALLRGMESQDPHVKMTTAPPEEEQPYGIVTNHPASGTNDLTPFVNAALANLIQDTGPTGWRSLFANDLGSPPTSLPQIPQHYPLGS from the coding sequence ATGGACGGAAAACAGCACATCAGGGTCCGGACATGGGCGGCCGCGGCCGTCGTGGCGGCGGTCGGGCTCACGGCCGCCTGCGGCGCGGAGAACAAGAGCTCCGCGGGCGGCGTCATGGTGCCGCGGGCCGGCCAGGGCATCGGCCCGGGCGGCGTCCCCAGCGGCGCGCCGTTCACGCCGAAGCAGTGCGGTCCGGAGGCGACCGCCGCGACCGCGAACCCGCTGCCGGGCCCGAAGGACCCGGTGACGCCCGGGGGCACCCTGGACAAGATCCGCAAGCGCGGCTTCCTGATCGCCGGCATCGACCTGAACACGGAGCTGTTCGGCTACGACCCGCAGCACGACAACAACCCCCAGGGCTTCGACGTCGACATCGCCCGGGCCATGGCCCGCGCCATCTTCGGCTCCGACGGCCACATCCAGTTCCGCGTGGTCACCCTCGGGGACCCCAAGACCGGTGAATACGCGCAGCTGCACGCGGGCAACGTGGACCTGGTCGTACAGACCACGACCATCACCTGCGCGCGGATGCAGAGCCCGACACCGCTGAACTTCTCCAACCCCTACTACACCGCCGAACTGAAGCTCCTGATGCCGCTCGGCGACGACGGCAAGCCCCAGTCCGCGTCCCTGGCGAGTCTGAAGGGCGTCAAGACCGCCGACGGCTCCCAGGTGAAGGTCTGCGCGACGCTCAACTCCACGTCGGCCGCCGAGATCCTGCAGGTGCTGGGCAAGGCGGGCACCTTCACCGCCGCGAACGCCCTGGACTGCCTCGCAGACTTGCAACAAGGTCTGGTCGGCGCGGTCTACACCGACGACGCCCTCCTGCGGGGCATGGAGAGCCAGGACCCGCACGTCAAGATGACCACCGCTCCGCCCGAGGAAGAACAGCCATACGGCATCGTCACGAACCATCCCGCCAGCGGTACGAACGATCTGACCCCGTTCGTGAACGCCGCCCTGGCGAACCTGATCCAGGACACCGGTCCGACCGGCTGGCGCTCACTGTTTGCAAATGATTTGGGTTCCCCGCCCACATCGCTGCCACAGATCCCCCAGCACTATCCTCTGGGTAGCTGA